Sequence from the Herbaspirillum sp. meg3 genome:
CTGTTCTACGCGAACATCCGTTCGTCGGACATGTTCAATCCAGGCTTGTACGTCGCACCGGGCGGCACCAATACCCAGAACGTCCTGACGGCCGGTATCCGTCACAAGTTCTGATCGGCTTGTTCGCCTACAAGGAGAAACAGATGAGCATAGTCAAGAACGGACTGAGACTGACCGTCTGCGCCGCGCTCCTGAGCGTATCGCTGGTGGTCAGCGCTGAACCGCTGATCGCGGCACATCGGGGCGGTACCGGTGACGGACCGGAAAACACGATTCCGACGCTGCAGAATTCACTCAAGCACGGCGCGGATATCTTGTGGATGACGGTGCAGGTGTCCAGTGATGGCATCCCCGTGTTGTATCGTCCGGCCGATGTCGCGGCGCTGACCGACGGTAAAGGAGTGGTCAATAGTTTGACCGCGGCACAACTGACTGCACTCAATGCGGGCTATATGTACAGCGCGACAGATGCAGCCGGCAACAAGAGCTATCCCTATCGCCAGCAGCCGGTGACGGTACCGACCTTGCGCGACGCGTTGCGTGCAGTGCCTGCGTCGGTGCCGATCATGATCGACATGAAGCAGTTGCCTGCTGAAGTGCTCGTGAATGCAGTCGCCAAAGTCATCGAGGAAGAAAACGCGTGGCAACGCGTGCGCTTTTATTCCACGGATGCCGATGTGATCGCGCTGATGGCGAAGCAGCCAAAGGCGCAGGTGTTCGAATCCCGTGACGCCACACGTGACCGCCTGGCGCGCATTGCGCTCAACGGCGGTGCTTGCGACATGCCACCGGCGGCCGGTACGTGGTCCGGTATCGAGCTGGAGCGAAAGGTCACCGTGGTGGAGAAGTTTACTCTCGGTGAGGGCGTCTCGGAGGTGGTGGCGCACTGGTGGACACCGGCGGCGATGAAATGCTTCAAGAGCAATCCCGGCAC
This genomic interval carries:
- a CDS encoding glycerophosphodiester phosphodiesterase family protein; the encoded protein is MSIVKNGLRLTVCAALLSVSLVVSAEPLIAAHRGGTGDGPENTIPTLQNSLKHGADILWMTVQVSSDGIPVLYRPADVAALTDGKGVVNSLTAAQLTALNAGYMYSATDAAGNKSYPYRQQPVTVPTLRDALRAVPASVPIMIDMKQLPAEVLVNAVAKVIEEENAWQRVRFYSTDADVIALMAKQPKAQVFESRDATRDRLARIALNGGACDMPPAAGTWSGIELERKVTVVEKFTLGEGVSEVVAHWWTPAAMKCFKSNPGTRVMVFGVDSAAAYRSAQQLGVDVVMTDSPLKMKALRESAK